One segment of Calditrichota bacterium DNA contains the following:
- a CDS encoding TlpA family protein disulfide reductase, which produces MSRKAVWIILLASVFAIWQFSGCSKKSNTDQAKAAAAVPANPSKIAKTSTTGQTSSSEAVTSSKKSEKTSLDEATVNNLSDIIKKSMAELQIQSPTQKLEAMDFTATDLDGNQVKLSDFRGKVVFLNFWATWCPWCVKEMPSMQTLLTNLQKKYGNQFVILAVDAGESASQVKNWLKGKNLKFHFVLDPKSQVNGMYGVRGLPSTYIVKKNGEILGRAVGARDWSTEAAHNLFEALLKE; this is translated from the coding sequence ATGTCAAGAAAAGCGGTATGGATTATTTTACTTGCAAGTGTTTTTGCCATTTGGCAATTCAGCGGATGTTCTAAAAAGTCAAATACGGATCAGGCGAAAGCAGCCGCAGCTGTGCCTGCAAACCCGTCCAAAATTGCAAAGACCTCCACCACAGGGCAAACGTCTTCTTCCGAGGCTGTAACGTCATCCAAGAAAAGTGAAAAAACATCGCTGGACGAAGCCACCGTTAATAATTTGTCGGATATTATTAAGAAGTCAATGGCCGAATTGCAGATTCAGTCCCCCACTCAAAAACTGGAAGCGATGGATTTTACGGCAACGGATCTCGATGGAAATCAGGTAAAACTTTCTGATTTTCGCGGAAAGGTGGTTTTTTTGAATTTTTGGGCAACCTGGTGCCCCTGGTGCGTGAAAGAAATGCCGTCTATGCAAACCCTATTGACCAATCTCCAGAAAAAATATGGCAATCAGTTTGTTATTCTGGCAGTTGACGCCGGAGAAAGCGCTTCCCAGGTGAAGAATTGGCTGAAGGGCAAAAATCTGAAATTTCATTTTGTACTGGATCCCAAAAGTCAGGTAAACGGAATGTACGGTGTGCGTGGATTGCCTTCCACCTACATTGTAAAAAAGAATGGTGAAATTCTTGGCCGTGCCGTCGGTGCCAGAGACTGGTCAACAGAGGCGGCCCACAATCTTTTTGAAGCCCTTTTAAAGGAATGA
- a CDS encoding CDP-alcohol phosphatidyltransferase family protein, which translates to MHSFWKKIHFIHESSLKSKQADELLNTYFIRPVASLFVGLLYPTPLLPIHVVLLGSLFGIASAILVGFGQLTWGGIFLFIKNILDAVDGQLARSRHQEDRRGRFLDSISDFLVNFLLFGAMGWHLSKTHGGAEIWILTALAFLSLSLRVSYFVYYFVAYLHLEQKLQQNRQFEILTESDRRGDPLALFLQKIYIILYSWQDRLVGRLDRWCIGKGPHAPNGNRQEFLNWWYSHLQSLRLSSFLGLGTELTLVILGLLLNEIDFYLWFNVIFLNAYAVFLIVLRKHLARKNAHHFLD; encoded by the coding sequence ATGCATTCATTCTGGAAGAAAATCCATTTTATTCACGAATCTTCTCTGAAATCAAAACAGGCTGATGAATTACTGAACACCTATTTTATCCGCCCGGTGGCTTCCCTGTTTGTGGGACTCCTTTACCCGACGCCCCTCCTGCCCATTCACGTGGTCTTGTTGGGGAGCCTTTTCGGAATCGCCTCTGCAATTCTTGTCGGTTTCGGACAATTGACCTGGGGCGGCATTTTTCTCTTCATTAAAAACATTCTGGATGCGGTAGACGGTCAACTGGCACGCTCCCGGCATCAAGAAGATCGGCGGGGACGTTTTCTGGACTCCATTTCGGACTTTTTAGTTAATTTTCTTCTGTTTGGCGCGATGGGGTGGCACCTTTCAAAAACACATGGTGGCGCAGAAATCTGGATTCTAACGGCTCTGGCCTTTCTCTCTCTGTCCCTTCGGGTATCCTATTTTGTTTACTACTTTGTTGCCTATTTGCACCTGGAGCAAAAATTACAACAAAACCGCCAATTTGAAATCCTTACCGAATCCGATCGTCGGGGCGACCCTCTGGCGTTATTTCTGCAAAAAATTTACATTATTCTTTATAGTTGGCAGGATCGCCTGGTGGGTCGGCTGGATCGATGGTGTATTGGAAAAGGCCCCCATGCGCCAAACGGTAATCGGCAGGAATTCCTGAACTGGTGGTACAGCCATTTGCAGTCTCTTCGGCTCTCCAGTTTTTTGGGGTTGGGGACTGAACTGACGCTCGTAATTTTGGGGTTGCTTTTAAATGAAATTGATTTTTATCTCTGGTTCAACGTTATTTTTTTAAATGCATACGCCGTCTTTTTGATTGTCCTCCGCAAACATCTGGCACGCAAAAACGCACACCATTTTTTGGACTAA
- a CDS encoding SHOCT domain-containing protein — MMHGFGWGGMWFGSIFWLLFLGVIIWGILSFTHNQKRENREITTPRDETPLEILKKRYAKGELTQNEFDAMRKKLIE; from the coding sequence ATGATGCACGGATTTGGCTGGGGCGGTATGTGGTTTGGATCCATTTTTTGGCTCTTGTTTCTGGGAGTCATTATATGGGGCATTCTTTCCTTTACCCATAACCAAAAGAGAGAAAATCGCGAGATAACCACTCCAAGAGATGAAACACCGCTTGAAATTTTGAAAAAGCGTTACGCAAAGGGAGAACTGACTCAAAATGAATTTGATGCCATGAGGAAAAAATTAATTGAATAA
- a CDS encoding cupin domain-containing protein, translated as MSTDLSVHTLVDLVSYQADSVVSKTLLKKDAGSVTLFAFDQNQALSEHTAPYDALVYIMDGEAEITISGKPFILRTGESIIMPANDPHGLKATQKFKMMLVMIKS; from the coding sequence ATGAGCACCGATTTAAGCGTTCACACCCTGGTTGATTTAGTCAGCTATCAAGCGGACTCCGTGGTCAGCAAAACGCTCCTGAAGAAGGATGCCGGGTCTGTAACACTCTTTGCTTTTGATCAAAATCAGGCTTTGAGTGAGCATACGGCTCCCTACGATGCCCTTGTCTACATTATGGATGGTGAGGCTGAAATCACCATTTCCGGGAAACCGTTTATTTTAAGAACGGGAGAAAGCATCATCATGCCGGCCAATGATCCCCACGGCCTAAAAGCAACCCAAAAATTTAAGATGATGCTGGTCATGATCAAATCCTGA
- a CDS encoding SHOCT domain-containing protein, which yields MGFGSVFGLLALLLIGWGAFNLFNSNRNRDHSFSPGNTPGRYSDALDILKQRYARGEISQIEYERMRQDLGNS from the coding sequence ATGGGATTTGGATCGGTATTCGGGCTACTTGCCCTGTTATTAATTGGTTGGGGTGCGTTTAACCTGTTTAACTCAAATCGAAACAGGGACCACTCTTTTTCACCAGGCAACACACCCGGCCGTTATTCGGACGCCCTGGATATTCTGAAACAGCGTTATGCCCGGGGCGAAATTTCGCAGATTGAATACGAACGCATGAGACAGGATCTTGGCAATTCATGA